A stretch of DNA from Vanrija pseudolonga chromosome 6, complete sequence:
TCGCGACCTCGCTCAGCAGTCTCATCCTCTTCTTCCCACAGTCGCTCAACCATgtcaccctcggcgccctgGTCACGGCGCAGCTCGGGCCCATCGATGCGCTCATCAGAATGCAGGACCAAGCTCTGGCCACAGACCCGAAAGACATCGACGGCTGGCACAAGCTTTCGGTAGACATGCACACCCACCGTCGCGACTTTGTGCGTGCCAACGGAGGTATCGAGGGGCAGGCCAAGACTCTGCAGCTTGAAGTTACCCGCGGCCGTATCAGCGCCGGACAGCTTGCACAGCTCATCACCAAGACAAAGGACCTGGCTGGTGCGGCGTTTGGCGTCGGCTCCTTCATTGTAAGTTGGCCAACATCAAcacccgctcgctcacacctGCAGACCGTTATCGACGACCTTCACAAGACGCAGGCCCGCCTTAGCCAGAAGCCGATGCCGCACATCACTTCAATCGCCAAGGAACAGGTCCACCAGGCAATTGATGCTATCCACTCGGCTTCAGCGAACGGCCGCTCTCTCGACGACTTGATACcccaggtcgccgacgctaCTGCAGACCTCCGCGCGGCATGCAATAAGGGCCTCGCAGACGCCATGCACTGGCTCGATGAGATCAACAACCACCGCTGGAAAAAGCACCCGGTCGACTCGCCCGCGATCACCGTCCGCCAGGAGAACGTTCGGTGGCTCAAGGAGGCTGTCGACGACTTTAACAAAACCAAGCATCTCTCCCTTCTGGAGCCATTCAAGGGGCTGTTCGATGACAAGACGGGCCGCCTCAAGGTCACCGAGGTTGACAAGGTCGCCGTGTCCCTCCGCAGCCTGTTCAGATGCTTCATCTTCACGTCGACGTACCTCAACTACGCCAAGACGCTCATTGACTACCTCGAGTACCTGCTCATGATTGAGCAGACCTCGCCGGAAAACAAGCTCCAGTTCCCTGGCCCCGCAAAgttcgccgacgacctcctcaaAACCGCCACGGATAAAAACCAGAACGACACCGACGGCATGAACATCAACTCGCCCCTtaacgacgacggcagggACTCGACCACCGACCCGACCGTtaacagcgacgacgatgatgatgacgtcgacgagaagaGGACCAAGAAGCCGAGGAAAACTCGCCAGCCAAGGCAATGGAGTAAGTGGCGAGCACTGACAAACAAGAGATGTGTGCTCACACTTGCAAAGCCAGGGACCCCGACGCCGGTGACCCTCAAACGATCTTCCAAAGGTTTGGACGCCACGCTTCCAAGGCATTCAACTCGCTCTACTCGGCGAACGGCCACTTTGCGTTGAAGTACGGAGTTGCATCGATGGCCATGTTTGCCCCGGCCGTTGCTGGAGGCAGCGCAAAGTTCTACTATGAACAGCGTGGTCTCTGGGCTCTCATCATGTCGCAGACCGGTCTGGGCCTTGTGGCCGGCGAGCAGATTCTCAATTTCATCGACCGTATGGGTGGAACTGTCGCTGGTGCCATCATCGGTATGGTGGCGTGGTACTGTGGTAACGGCAAGGGAAACGGCTTCCGCTATGGCTTTGTCATTTCTACTGTGAGCTTGTTATATCGCTCAGCGTGATCCTAACTTGCAGGCGTTCTTTTCCGCCTTCCCGCTCCTCGGTCGAGTCCTTGCGCCTCAGTCAAGCACTGGATTCTGGCTCATGACCGGTGTGACCACAACAGTAAGACGGATTCAAAGGACGACTAACTGACTCCAGTTCACGGCGGGATACAGTTGGGTCGATGCCAAAAACACAGCCGGCGACAACCCCGGTACTGGCTACTCACTCGCCGGAAAGCGAGCATTGACAGTTATCATTGGTATGTCACCATCCCCCAGTACTCCTGCCGAGCTGACACCTTTGACAGGTTTCTGCGTCGCGTTCATCGTCATGATGTTCCCCCGCCCAGTCTCGGGCAAGAAGTTGCTCCGAATGGGCCTCGCCAAGAACATCCAGGAACTCGGCTACCTGTTCGGCAGGCAAGTCACGGCCTTTGAGCAAGGTCGAAACGACGACGCAACGAACGTGGCACAGAACAAGGAGACGAGACGGCAAAAGTTTAGAGTCTTGATCCTCCGCATCTTCAACCGCGTTCTCACAATCGCGGAGAAGATCCCACAGGCCGCCATCGAGCCCGACTTCCGCGGTCCTTGGCCCAGAGATCTGTACCGAGAGCTCCTGCAGACCCAGTCGGACATgctgg
This window harbors:
- the SPAC57A7.05_1 gene encoding putative protein; translation: MSDSDGTSPTRTTAKGKKGERVGAALPNEHKPFTLFPPWLKQGLKDKRKWKTFIRIMLCLIANLIMMVVHKTAAALGGASFFGIVSLGILPPMLPFSISLFAYLSMCLGMLLGWMWGVCAMVSANHVRDKARLQAQMQEVQASFVATEPVALQMRRAIFAGKFLDPRSSAVYGAFLFIGAYFLGLLRAVWPKLILTSVYGTIILDLMVTFGPLFPTPQYMLAKELMIPACVFFATSLSSLILFFPQSLNHVTLGALVTAQLGPIDALIRMQDQALATDPKDIDGWHKLSVDMHTHRRDFVRANGGIEGQAKTLQLEVTRGRISAGQLAQLITKTKDLAGAAFGVGSFITVIDDLHKTQARLSQKPMPHITSIAKEQVHQAIDAIHSASANGRSLDDLIPQVADATADLRAACNKGLADAMHWLDEINNHRWKKHPVDSPAITVRQENVRWLKEAVDDFNKTKHLSLLEPFKGLFDDKTGRLKVTEVDKVAVSLRSLFRCFIFTSTYLNYAKTLIDYLEYLLMIEQTSPENKLQFPGPAKFADDLLKTATDKNQNDTDGMNINSPLNDDGRDSTTDPTVNSDDDDDDVDEKRTKKPRKTRQPRQWTRDPDAGDPQTIFQRFGRHASKAFNSLYSANGHFALKYGVASMAMFAPAVAGGSAKFYYEQRGLWALIMSQTGLGLVAGEQILNFIDRMGGTVAGAIIGMVAWYCGNGKGNGFRYGFVISTAFFSAFPLLGRVLAPQSSTGFWLMTGVTTTFTAGYSWVDAKNTAGDNPGTGYSLAGKRALTVIIGFCVAFIVMMFPRPVSGKKLLRMGLAKNIQELGYLFGRQVTAFEQGRNDDATNVAQNKETRRQKFRVLILRIFNRVLTIAEKIPQAAIEPDFRGPWPRDLYRELLQTQSDMLASSSVLSTSYAQITPEWCRVLTERSELLHPAFLADCMSLFSVLRHALLSGSPLPPVLPIFERLAYYRSGVRARFVADQSVVNLQRGDNDPDGENEDIDPSEDDEPTLKTEAALVNTFNHVLTWESCHDEQLPIFATALISIVQLINGLNTMHEVVLELVGEAELEGFDLAQERWARVEVDV